From the genome of Paenibacillus thermoaerophilus:
ATGGAAAGCTATTCCTTATGCCACGCATGAAGGGAGGTGCCGACCGTGCCCCATCAGCAACATAACGAAGCGTCGAAATCGGACGTGCAGACGACCAAGCTGAACAAGCTGCCGGTTCCGGGCGAAGCGGATACGGAATTCTCCGCGGAGCAAGCAGCGGAAGCTTTCGAGCAGAACCAATCCGCGAATCGTGCGGATGAAAACCAGCAATAACGCCGAATGCAAACATAACAGGGAAGCGCCTGAAAAACGAAAATCGCCCTTCAACCGGCTTTCTTGGCCGGGCGGAGGGCGATTTTATTGATGTTATGTACGTTGGCGGACGTTGGCGACAAAACAAGTTGAGGAATATCCATTATATGCCAATGAGTTCTGTTGAATGTTCAGCAGTATCCGCGATTCCAAACGAATAGATGAATTCGGCTTGTTCGCCTTTCGCGATCCTTCTTCAGGTGACGCGCACCGCTCAATGATCCTCATGTTCGCGCCGAAATTGCTCCAGACAGGCTTCGCATATGCAGGACCCCCGCTTTTCTTCGGGAACCCGCGCGCGCAGTTCGCCCGGAATCGGGCCGGACCGGTAGCACCAGCAGGCCTCGATGGGCAGGCCGGCTTCATAGCCGCACCGGTTGTCCTGTCCGCACAGCGGGCATAGTCGGGTATTCGTGTACCGAGGTTCGGACATCTCGTAGCTTCACCCCCAACCTTATTATAAGGAGACGGCGCGAATCGGGCATGTCCGAAATTCCGCAAGGACCGTGCCGCCCCGCGAGCGGCCGATCCGGCTCTGCCTCCTCAATGTTGCGCGGGAACCACCCGGAAGGCGGTTCTCCCCTTCATGCGGACGCGGCGAACCTGGGTGGGCGTACGGGCGATGCGGACGATGTCCGAAATCCCGCGGCGATTTTTGACGACCGTTATCCGCAGAATCATCGCGCGTATCGTATGCGGATTTTTCTTCAGACGGGTAGACACAAAATTGCCGAGCGAGTAGGCGGCAACGCGATGCCGCAGCTCTCCGCGGATGTCTGTCGTCTTCCGGAACACGACGGGCTGCAGCACATGCGGATGCGCACCCAGAATGACGTGGGCCCCGTGCTTGAACAGCAGCCGGACGAGTCTTTTCTGCCTGGCGTTGGGAACCCGATGGTATTCCAGCCCGAAATGAAGGCATACGACGAGCAGATCCGTCCGTTTTCTCAGATACGCCATATCCGCCAAGATCCTCCCGGTCCGGATCCGGTTGACGAGCCAAGGCTTGGGCACCGGAATGGAGTTGGTTCCGGTCGTGTAGGACAAGATGCCGACGCGGATCCCTTTGGCGCGGACGATCAGGTATCGTCGGGATTCCTGGGCCGACCGGCTCGTTCCCGTGTGACGAATACCGTGCCGGTCGAGAACCGCCAACGTCCGCCGCAAGCCGGAAGCGCCTCCGTCCATGCTGTGATTGTTCGCCGTCGTCAGCACGTCGAAGCCGGCTCGCTTCAAATCGCCGGCCAGTTCATCCGGGCAGTTGAACAGCGGATTGCCTGTCCGTCTGCTCCTGCGTTCGTACCGGCCGCTCGGGTCACGTCCGGAAAACGTCGTCTCCAGATTGCCGATCGTCAGATCGGCCTTGCGCAAATACGGGGCGACGCCGGCAAACAGAGGAGCAAACGAATAGGAATCCGAACCGGTTCGCCTCGCCGCTTGGATGATGGTCCTCTTCATCAACAGGTCGCCTACTGCGGCTATCGTCATCTTCGCCACGGCTCCCACCTCCCGGAGATGTTTGCTACTACGATATTCAGGGGCGGGAAAGCGGTGATACGAGTCAGGACGGAGCCGGTTTTTCAAAAACCAACCTTTGCCCCCTCTACTTGTCCATTCCAAACGAGTAGATGCTGCGTACCTTATAGTATTCTCGAAAACTAGGAGGTGTAACATTATGGGAACTTTTCTTGATCTTCGTAGCTCCATGAACGCCAATGCGACCGGATCGATCGGCGTCAGCCTCACGACAACACCCGCCTTGTTCGGAATCATCGGCCTGCAGACGCAAAACGTAGCCAACCCGATCGTTACGTTGACCGGAACGATCGGAATCAGCGGTTTTGCCGGATTAATCGGCAGCACGTTTACGATCTCGGTCGTACGGGGAACGACGGGCGGAACGACCATCTATACGGCAACCGTCCCCTTCAGTTTATCTATCGCGGAAGCCGAACTGGTCAGCTTCACCGCCCAAGACCTGCTGGCACCCGCAGCCGCAGAGACGGTATACACGGCCTTTATCTCGGGTAGTGCTGCGCTGGTCGCTTCGGGCGCGCGTGTCGGCCCGGAAGTGTTCTGGGGCGTCGCGTCCTCCTCGGTATAACGAACGCGCAACCGTTTGTCAGAGAGCACAGCAAGTCCTATCCGTCGCGGAGGATAAGGGGGGCCCCTTATCCTCCTTTTTTTGTGTCCGTGCGGGGCCAGACGTCCATGCCGCCGGAACCTGCCGGACATACGATAAGAGAAAGAGGACATGCATATGCGTCAGGAGGGAACTTATGATCACCGTCAGCTTGTGCATGATTGTCCGGAATGAAGAGGAAGTGCTGGCACGCTGTCTCGATTCGGTCGCGGACCTTGTCGACGAGATCGTCATCGTCGATACCGGATCGACGGACAAGACGAAAGAAATCGCCGCCCGGTACACCGACCGGATCTTCGATTTCGAATGGATCGACGATTTTGCGGCCGCCCGCAACTATTCGTTCAGTTTGGCGACCCAGTCTTACATTATGTGGCTGGACGCCGACGATCTGCTGTTCGAGAAAGACCGGGAAAAGTTCAGGCAACTGAAGCAAACGCTTGACCCCCGCTACGATTCGGTCGTGATGGAATACCATCTCGCCTTCGACGATGCCGGCAATCCGACGGCGGGGTCCCGGCGCAACCGCCTCGTCAAGCGCTCCAAGGGCTACCGTTGGGTGAGCCCGATCCACGAATATCTGGATGTGTCCGACGGCAATTTGTATTTGACCGACATCGCGGTCTCCCACAAGCGGGTCGGCGATCATTCCGCCCGGAACATGCGTATTTTCAAGGAGAAAATCGTCGCCGAAGGGAAGCTGGAAGGCCGGAATCTGTTCTATTACGCCAACGAGCTGGCCGATGCCGGACAATACGAGGAAGCGAGCGAGCTGTATCAACGTTATTTGAGCGGCCCCGTCGATTATCCGGAGGATCATATGATGGCTTGCAGCAAGCTGGCCGAATGCTACCACAACTTGGGCCAGCCGGTGCGGAAATTGGAGAGTCTTCTGATGGCGTTCAAATACGATAAACCGCGCGCCGACTTCTGCTGCTGGATCGGTTACTGCTTCGAAGCGGAGGGCCATTACGCTACGGCGATCTATTGGTACGAGACGGCCCTGAAGCTGGAGAAGCCGCTCTTTCATATGGGCGTGCAAAATCTGGTCTGCTGGACGTGGATGCCGCATGTGCAGTTGTGCATCTGCTACGCCAAACTCGGAGAGCTGCAGAAGGCTTACGAGCATAACGAACAAGCGCTGTCCTATCTGCCGGAGGACGCCAATCTGCTCAGCAACAAACGGAAGCTCGAGGCGGCGCTTGCGGGCAAGGCGCAGGCCGGCGGAGCGGCGGGCGGAGAAGAGCCGCCATGTTGACCAGCATCGTGCTTGTCACCTACAACAAGCTGGATTATACGAAGCAATGCATCGACAGTGTCAGGAAACACACGGAGCCGGGCAGCTACGAGCTGATCGTCGTCGACAACGGTTCCGCGGACGGAACCGCCGAGTGGCTGGGGGAGCAACCCGATATCCGGACGATCGGGAACGGGTTCAATGCCGGTTTTCCGAAGGCGTGCAATCAAGGTCTGGCGCTTGCGCGGGGCGAGCTGCTCCTGCTGCTCAACAACGATACGCTTGTCACGGCCAACTGGCTCGAAGGATTGAAGAGAGCGCTGCTGAGCGACCCTTCGGTCGGAGCGGTCGGGCCGGTTACGAATTATGCGTCCTACTGGACAGCCATCCCCGTGCCGTACCGGACGATGGACGAGATGGAACAGTTCGCCGTCTCGTTCAATCGGACCGACCCCGCCAAGTGGGAGGAGCGCGTCAAGCTGATCGGCTACTGCCTGCTGATCAGGCGAGAGGCGTACGAGAAGACGGGAGCCTTCGACGAACGCTTCGGCGTCGGCAACTTCGAGGACGACGATTACGGCCTGCGCCTCCGGCTGGCCGGCTACAAGCTGCTGCTCTGCGGCGATACGTTCATTCACCATTACGGCAGCGTATCGTTCGGAGAGAACTCGGCCCGGTTCGAACGCACCCTGGCCGACAACGCCGTCAAGTTCGCCGCCAAGTGGGGCTTCCACCCGGTGCAGGGCACCGCCATCCGAACCGACGTGCTCGATGTGATCGAGCGGGAGGTGCGGCCCGGCGCCCCCCTGACCGTCCTGGAGATCGGCTGCGGATGCGGCGCGACGCTGCTGCGGATGCGGCACCGGTATCCCGGTTCGAAGCTGTACGGCGTCGAGCGCCTCGAGACGGCGTCGCGCATCGCCGCTGCGTGCGGCATTGAAATGTTCCGCACCGCGCGTCCCGAGGACTGGCCGATCGCGGAAAACTCGCTCGACGGCGTCCTGATTGGCGATTGGCACGCGTTGGCGGATACCGATGCGGGCTGGTGGGCCCGGCTGCTCCGCAAGCTGAAGCCGGGAGGCTGGCTGTTGGCCTGCTTCCCGAACCGAAGCTTTTTCCGTTATGCCAAGCTGTCCCCGGAGCTGTCGAACAAGCTGCGCATCGGCGACATGTACACGCCGGAAGAAGCGAAGCGGTCTTTGGCGCAACAGGGACTGGCGGTTAGCAGCTTGACGATCGTGACGGATCACCGGACCGCGGAGGACGAAGCCGAGCTGAACCGGATCGCCGCCGCGGTCCCGGGGACGGGACGGGAGGAGCTGGCCGCCGCGTATTTCATCGCCTTCGGACGGAAGCCGGCGGCCCTGCAGCAGAGCGGCGACGGCGCCGCATCGGCGAGACCGGCGGCGACGGCACTCACCGCGCCTCCGGTCAAGGAGCAGAACGACGTGGCGTTTACCGGCGAGCGGCTGATCCTTAACCCGTTCGTCATGGCGAATCTGCCCGACGTGTATGAGGAGCATCTGCGCCGGTACGAGCTTGCCGGTTCGCTCGTGGCCGATCTGCACGTTCTGGATGCCGCCTGCGGAGCCGGTTACGGTTCGCTCATGCTGCGTAACGCGGGGGCGGCGAGCGTGACCGGCATCGACATCGACGCCGCGACAATCGACCGGGCGAAGCTCGACTACAGCCGGGACGGCGTGACGTTCGTGCAGGGTGATGTGCTCCGGCTTCCGTTCCCCGACGGCTTGTTCGATGCCGTCGTATCCTTCGAGACGATCGAGCATATTGCGGACGGCGCGGCCTGGATTCGGGAGGCGGCGCGCGTGCTGAAGGACGACGGCCTGTTTATCGTGTCGACGCCGAACCGGGCCGTGACGAACGCGAGCCTCTATTTCGAAGAACAGCCGGCGAATCCGCATCATATGTTTGAGTACCGGACCAGCGAGTTGGTCGGGGAGCTGCTGCAGGAGTTCCGGATCGAGGAACTGTACGGTCAGAGCTGGTTCGACGACTCGCGGTTTGCGGCGATGCGCTGGCTTCGGGACGCGAACGGACAGCAGCCGGACCGGGAAGCGGGCCGCAGGACGCCCGATACGGGGAGCCGGCCGATTCCGTTCCGGACGTACAAGAGCAGCGAACCGACGTACGTCATCGCCGTCTGTCGCAAGAAGCCACGATCTGTTCGGAGGTGAGGCCGTGAAAGTCGTCATTTTGGCCGGGGGACTCGGCACGCGCATCAGCGAAGAGTCGCATCTGAAGCCGAAGCCGATGATCGAAATCGGCGGACGGCCGATCCTTTGGCATATTATGAAAATTTACTCGCACTACGGGTTCGATGACTTCGTCATCTGTCTCGGTTACAAGGGCTATGTCGTCAAAGAATATTTCGCCCACTATTTCCTCCACGAATCGGATGTGACGTTCGATTTCACCGTCGACGGGCAGCCGCTGACGATCTACCGCCGGCCGAAAGCGGAGCGCTGGCGGGTGACGCTCGTCGACACCGGCCAGGATACGATGACCGGCGGACGGCTGAAGCGGATCGCGCCATATGTGAGCGGCGGTACGTTTATGATGACGTACGGAGACGGCGTAGCCGACATCGATCTGCGCGATCTGCTCACGTTCCACCGCCGGCACGGCAAGCGGGCGACGCTCACCTCCGTGCAGCCGGGCGGCCGGTTCGGCTCGCTCTCGATCGACGCGGGGCAGAAGGTCCGAAGCTTCGTCGAGAAGCCGAAGGGCGACGGCCATTGGGTAAGCGGCGGTTTCTTCGTGTTGGAGCCGGAAGCGCTGGAAGAGATCGAAGGGGATGAGACGACCTTCGAGAGAGAACCGATGGAACGGCTGGCGCGGGCAGGCCAACTCATGGCCTACAAACATACCGGCTACTGGCAGGCGATGGACAC
Proteins encoded in this window:
- a CDS encoding CapA family protein, which codes for MTIAAVGDLLMKRTIIQAARRTGSDSYSFAPLFAGVAPYLRKADLTIGNLETTFSGRDPSGRYERRSRRTGNPLFNCPDELAGDLKRAGFDVLTTANNHSMDGGASGLRRTLAVLDRHGIRHTGTSRSAQESRRYLIVRAKGIRVGILSYTTGTNSIPVPKPWLVNRIRTGRILADMAYLRKRTDLLVVCLHFGLEYHRVPNARQKRLVRLLFKHGAHVILGAHPHVLQPVVFRKTTDIRGELRHRVAAYSLGNFVSTRLKKNPHTIRAMILRITVVKNRRGISDIVRIARTPTQVRRVRMKGRTAFRVVPAQH
- the rfbF gene encoding glucose-1-phosphate cytidylyltransferase, producing MKVVILAGGLGTRISEESHLKPKPMIEIGGRPILWHIMKIYSHYGFDDFVICLGYKGYVVKEYFAHYFLHESDVTFDFTVDGQPLTIYRRPKAERWRVTLVDTGQDTMTGGRLKRIAPYVSGGTFMMTYGDGVADIDLRDLLTFHRRHGKRATLTSVQPGGRFGSLSIDAGQKVRSFVEKPKGDGHWVSGGFFVLEPEALEEIEGDETTFEREPMERLARAGQLMAYKHTGYWQAMDTMRDKALLEEQWKTGQAPWKVWKG
- a CDS encoding methyltransferase domain-containing protein: MLTSIVLVTYNKLDYTKQCIDSVRKHTEPGSYELIVVDNGSADGTAEWLGEQPDIRTIGNGFNAGFPKACNQGLALARGELLLLLNNDTLVTANWLEGLKRALLSDPSVGAVGPVTNYASYWTAIPVPYRTMDEMEQFAVSFNRTDPAKWEERVKLIGYCLLIRREAYEKTGAFDERFGVGNFEDDDYGLRLRLAGYKLLLCGDTFIHHYGSVSFGENSARFERTLADNAVKFAAKWGFHPVQGTAIRTDVLDVIEREVRPGAPLTVLEIGCGCGATLLRMRHRYPGSKLYGVERLETASRIAAACGIEMFRTARPEDWPIAENSLDGVLIGDWHALADTDAGWWARLLRKLKPGGWLLACFPNRSFFRYAKLSPELSNKLRIGDMYTPEEAKRSLAQQGLAVSSLTIVTDHRTAEDEAELNRIAAAVPGTGREELAAAYFIAFGRKPAALQQSGDGAASARPAATALTAPPVKEQNDVAFTGERLILNPFVMANLPDVYEEHLRRYELAGSLVADLHVLDAACGAGYGSLMLRNAGAASVTGIDIDAATIDRAKLDYSRDGVTFVQGDVLRLPFPDGLFDAVVSFETIEHIADGAAWIREAARVLKDDGLFIVSTPNRAVTNASLYFEEQPANPHHMFEYRTSELVGELLQEFRIEELYGQSWFDDSRFAAMRWLRDANGQQPDREAGRRTPDTGSRPIPFRTYKSSEPTYVIAVCRKKPRSVRR
- a CDS encoding glycosyltransferase, with the translated sequence MITVSLCMIVRNEEEVLARCLDSVADLVDEIVIVDTGSTDKTKEIAARYTDRIFDFEWIDDFAAARNYSFSLATQSYIMWLDADDLLFEKDREKFRQLKQTLDPRYDSVVMEYHLAFDDAGNPTAGSRRNRLVKRSKGYRWVSPIHEYLDVSDGNLYLTDIAVSHKRVGDHSARNMRIFKEKIVAEGKLEGRNLFYYANELADAGQYEEASELYQRYLSGPVDYPEDHMMACSKLAECYHNLGQPVRKLESLLMAFKYDKPRADFCCWIGYCFEAEGHYATAIYWYETALKLEKPLFHMGVQNLVCWTWMPHVQLCICYAKLGELQKAYEHNEQALSYLPEDANLLSNKRKLEAALAGKAQAGGAAGGEEPPC
- a CDS encoding cysteine-rich CWC family protein, with amino-acid sequence MSEPRYTNTRLCPLCGQDNRCGYEAGLPIEACWCYRSGPIPGELRARVPEEKRGSCICEACLEQFRREHEDH